AATGTCTTTTTTGTATTGTTTAATGATTTCTATTACACTCAACTGTTCATCTTGATCCGCAACATCATTTTCAAAGATAGGCGTTTCTTCAAGATGTGTTCTTAAGTAAAGACCAATTAAACCAATCGGTGCACTTAAGAAGAATGGGATTCTCCAACCCCAAGATTCCATTTGAGCATCTGGTAATGCCCAGAATAGAATTGTAATGAGAATAGACGCTGCTATATAACCAGATAATGTTCCGATTTCCAAACCACTACCAAGTCTAATTCTCTTATTATCTGGTGAAGATTCAGCAATGTAAACCATCGCACCAGCATATTCGCCACCAACTGAGAACCCTTGTAATATACGCGCTAAGAGTAATAAGATAGGTGCCCAAATACCAATTTGATCATAAGTAGGTAATAAACCAATGATTAGCGTAGAAATTGCCATCATGATAATAGTAAACGTTAAGACTACTTTCCTACCTAACTTATCACCAATTTTACCAAAGACGATACCGCCTACAGGTCTTAATAGGAATGCTATAGCAAATGTTGCAAATGTGAATATTAATTTTAATTCATCATTTTGAACAGGACTAAAAAAGTTCTTACTTATAATTACTGCAAGATAAGAATAAAGTGCAAAGTCGAACCATTCCATTGCATTACCAATACCTGTGGCAAATACACTTTTCTTTGCCATGTTGATATCTACGACGTTAATTTTCTTTTTATTGAACTTCAAACGTATCCACTTCCTTTACATTTTTAAGAGTATACGCTCATCTTTACATACTGTCAACTTAATATTCCATAACGTTTATATAATTAAATTATATAACTAACCTAAAAAAGTATGAATCTACATTAATTCGTTTACAAGATATATTTACGACTTCGAGTAAGTATGTGATAATAGTACTAGGTACTAATTTTGTAATTTAAAGGAGATATTATTATGAAATCATACGCAAAAATTACCGCTCAAGGTGCCTATGTACCTAGTAAAATCATGAACAATCAAGATTTCGAACAAATCGTTGAAACAAGTGATGAATGGATACAACAAAGAACAGGCATAATCGAGCGAAGAATTGCAGCTGAAGATGAATATACAAGTGATTTGAGTTATAAAGCCATACTCAATCTGCAAGACAATTATAATGTAGATTTAAGTGATGTTGATATGATTATAAATGCGACATTAACACCAGATTTTAAAACTCCGAGCGTGGCTTCATACATTCAAGCTCAGTTAGGATTGGAACATTCCGGTGCTTTAGATATCAATGCAGCATGTGCAGGATTTACCTATGGACTCAATATTGCAAATGGGCTCATTACCTCTGGACAAAATAAAAAAATACTCGTTATAGGATCAGAAACTTTATCAAAAGTAACTGATTATACAGATAGAAATACATGCATCTTATTCGGAGATGGCGCAGGTGCATTTTTAGTAGAATATACAGAAGATGAACCAAGCTTTATCGCAAGTACATTTGGTTCAGATGGTGCAAAAGGCAAACACTTATATTGCTCAGAACTTTCAACAGAAATGTTTGGAGAGCAATTAGAAAATCCAGGGCACGTCGTACAAAATGGTAGAGGTGTGTATAAATGGGCTGTTAGTTCTGTACCTAAAATAATAGAAGAAACCTTGCATAAAGGACAAATTCAATTAGAAGATTTAGACTGGTTCGTTCCACATAGCGCTAATGCTAGAATGATAGAATCCATCAGTGAACGTTCAAATATTAATAACGACAAAGCACTTATGAGTCTCGGTTATTATGGAAATACATCATCAGCAACAATTCCACTTTCCATCAACAAAGCCGTAACAGAAAATAAAATAAAAAAAGACGATCACCTATTACTCGTTGGATTCGGTGGCGGTCTAACCTATTCATCTTCGTTAATCAAATGGACGATATAGATATTGGTAGAATGA
The Mammaliicoccus sp. Dog046 genome window above contains:
- a CDS encoding ketoacyl-ACP synthase III, which gives rise to MKSYAKITAQGAYVPSKIMNNQDFEQIVETSDEWIQQRTGIIERRIAAEDEYTSDLSYKAILNLQDNYNVDLSDVDMIINATLTPDFKTPSVASYIQAQLGLEHSGALDINAACAGFTYGLNIANGLITSGQNKKILVIGSETLSKVTDYTDRNTCILFGDGAGAFLVEYTEDEPSFIASTFGSDGAKGKHLYCSELSTEMFGEQLENPGHVVQNGRGVYKWAVSSVPKIIEETLHKGQIQLEDLDWFVPHSANARMIESISERSNINNDKALMSLGYYGNTSSATIPLSINKAVTENKIKKDDHLLLVGFGGGLTYSSSLIKWTI
- a CDS encoding MFS transporter, with amino-acid sequence MKFNKKKINVVDINMAKKSVFATGIGNAMEWFDFALYSYLAVIISKNFFSPVQNDELKLIFTFATFAIAFLLRPVGGIVFGKIGDKLGRKVVLTFTIIMMAISTLIIGLLPTYDQIGIWAPILLLLARILQGFSVGGEYAGAMVYIAESSPDNKRIRLGSGLEIGTLSGYIAASILITILFWALPDAQMESWGWRIPFFLSAPIGLIGLYLRTHLEETPIFENDVADQDEQLSVIEIIKQYKKDILICVVFVAFFNITNYILLGYMPSYLDETIGISDKISTPITALVLLIMVPFAITFGRLGDKIGNKKVISAGLILALLVSVGSFQLLNLGGLGFLFIGLLLLGIVLSVYEGTMPGSLPTLFHTDIRYRTLSWTFNISVSLFGGTTPLVASWLVHATGNNLAPAFYLLAVSVIGLVVVVFLFEDTSKKSLKGSYPTVASKKEFKHAVENPKDSLWWHEESPK